In Mastacembelus armatus chromosome 22, fMasArm1.2, whole genome shotgun sequence, a genomic segment contains:
- the LOC113126425 gene encoding lysophosphatidylserine lipase ABHD12 isoform X1, with amino-acid sequence MKKAVSFLITVYASVPVLLYLFPWILGHAIFAHLLRLPFFMDLSRPEDVLNHTCNFYLDTDEGVSVGVWHTLPANQWEKAVGKSPEWYQETLGDDHPVIIYLHGNVGTRAMHHRVELVKVLSATGYHVLSLDYRGFGDSTGQPSEAGLTNDALYLYRWVKKQSKRSLVCLWGHSLGSGWNSPHLDAEQMSNQPEEQMENFLIARDEEWSAVDALILEAPYTRIGEVVNNHPLSKMYRFLPGFESLLWNILQRNDIVFANEKNLQTLTSPLLILHSEDDSVVPYHMGLKLYQISLQAHKRHSTEVQVEMISYSANLGFSHSSIYLDPNLSNVVRGFLQNQIK; translated from the exons ATGAAGAAAGCCGTGTCATTTCTGATCACCGTCTATGCCTCTGTGCCTGTTCTTCTCTACCTGTTTCCCTGGATACTGGGCCATGCCATATTTGCTCACTTGT TGAGGCTTCCATTTTTCATGGATCTCAGCAGACCTGAAGATGTGCTGAACCACACGTGCAACTTCTACCTCGACACAGATGAGGGTGTGTCAGTGGGAGTTTG GCACACACTCCCTGCCAACCAATGGGAGAAGGCCGTGGGGAAAAGCCCTGAGTGGTACCAGGAGACTTTGGGAGACGACCATCCTGTTATTATCTATCTCCATGGAAACGTAGGCACCAG GGCCATGCATCACAGAGTGGAACTGGTGAAG GTCTTAAGTGCTACAGGGTATCATGTCTTATCTTTAGACTACAGAG GTTTTGGAGACTCAACTGGGCAACCAAGTGAAGCTGGATTGACCAATGACGCCCTCTACCTGTACCGCTGGGTaaagaaacagagcaaaaggAGTCTTGTCTGTTTGTGGGGGCACTCGCTCGGCTCTGG GTGGAACTCTCCTCACCTTGATGCTGAGCAGATGTCCAATCAGCCAGAGGAGCAGATGGAAAATTTTCTGATTGCAAGAGATGAAGAAT GGTCTGCTGTTGATGCTTTAATCCTTGAAGCTCCTTACACAAGAATTGGAGAGGTCGTAAACAATCACCCGCTGAGTAAG ATGTACAGGTTCCTCCCAGGATTTGAGAGCCTGTTGTGGAACATACTGCAGAGGAACGACATAGTGTTTGCTAATGAAAAAAA TTTACAGACCTTGACTAGTCCACTTCTCATTCTGCATTCAGAAGATGACAGTGTTGTTCCTTATCACATGGGTCTAAAG CTGTACCAGATATCACTCCAGGCTCACAAAAGGCACAGCACAGAAGTTCAGGTTGAAATGATCTCCTACAGTGCCAATCTTGGATTCTCCCACAGCAGCATCTATTTAGATCCCAATCTGTCAAATGTAGTTAG GGGATTTCTACAGAACCAGATAAAGTAA
- the pygl gene encoding glycogen phosphorylase, liver form, which produces MATPLTDQEKRKQISIRGIVGVENVAELKKGFNRHLHFTLVKDRNIATTRDYYFALAHTVRDHLVGRWIRTQQFYYEADPKRVYYLSLEFYMGRTLQNTMINLGLQNACDEAIYQLGLDMEELEEMEEDAGLGNGGLGRLAACFLDSMATLGLAAYGYGIRYEYGIFNQKIRDGWQVEEADDWLRHGNPWEKARPEYMLPVHFYGRVEETRDGSKWVDTQVVLAMPYDTPIPGYMNNTVNTMRLWSARAPKDFNLRDFNVGDYIQAVLDRNLAENISRVLYPNDNFFVGKELRLKQEYFVVAATLQDIIRRFKTTKKGVAGRTSFESFPDKVAIQLNDTHPAMAIPELMRIFVDIEKLDWDKAWDLTRRTFAYTNHTVLPEALERWPVELLEKLLPRHLQIIYQINQVHLDRIAALFPKDIDKLRKMSLIEEEGCKRVNMAHLCIVGSHAVNGVAEIHSNIIKTEVFHDFSELEPEKFQNKTNGITPRRWLLLCNPGLAELIAEVIGENYVRDLSQLQKLNDYVDDVAFIRDVSKVKQDNKVKFGQYLEKEYRVKINASSMFDVHVKRIHEYKRQLLNCLHVITMYNRIRKNPTAPFVPRTVIIGGKAAPGYHMAKMIIKLITSVADVVNNDPVVGNKLKVIYLENYRVSLAEKVIPATDLSEQISTAGTEASGTGNMKFMLNGALTIGTMDGANVEMAEEAGEENLFIFGMRVEDVAEMDKKGYDAMLYYNKIPELKQVMDQITSGFFSPRNPELFKDLTNMLFKHDRFKVFADFEDYVKCQEKVSKLYQNPKEWTKMVIKNIAATGKFSSDRTIKEYATEVWGVEPTNLKIPPPNEPREAIEETARALKKM; this is translated from the exons ACTATGAAGCAGACCCAAag AGGGTGTACTATCTGTCTCTGGAGTTCTACATGGGCAGGACACTCCAAAACACAATGATCAACCTGGGGCTGCAGAACGCCTGTGATGAAGCCATCTACCAG CTCGGCCTGGAcatggaggagctggaggagatggaggaggatgCAGGGCTGGGGAACGGAGGTCTGGGCAGACTGGCAG CTTGTTTCTTGGACTCGATGGCCACCTTGGGTCTTGCAGCGTATGGTTATGGCATTCGATATGAATATGGGATCTTTAACCAGAAGATAAGAGACGGCTGGCAG gtggaggaggcagatgattggctgagGCATGGAAACCCCTGGGAGAAAGCACGTCCTGAGTACATGTTGCCAGTTCACTTCTATGGACGAGTAGAGGAGACGAGAGATGGCTCCAAATGGGTCGACACTCAG gTGGTTTTGGCAATGCCTTATGACACGCCCATCCCTGGCTACATGAACAACACTGTAAATACCATGAGGCTGTGGTCTGCTCGTGCCCCCAAAGACTTTAATCTGAGAGACT TTAATGTTGGAGACTATATTCAGGCTGTTCTGGACAGAAATCTGGCAGAGAACATCTCACGTGTGCTGTACCCCAATGACAAT TTCTTTGTAGGAAAAGAACTTCGTTTGAAGCAGGAGTACTTTGTAGTGGCAGCCACACTCCAAGACATCATCCGCCGCTTCAAGACCACTAAGAAGGGAGTGGCAGGCCGGACTTCGTTTGAGAGCTTCCCAGACAAG GTTGCCATCCAGCTGAATGACACCCATCCAGCCATGGCCATCCCCGAACTGATGAGAATCTTTGTGGACATTGAGAAACTTGACTGGGACAAG GCCTGGGACCTCACCAGGCGCACCTTTGCCTACACCAACCACACAGTCCTGCCTGAGGCTCTGGAGCGCTGGCCTGTAGAGctgctggagaagctgctgccCAGACACCTGCAGATCATCTACCAGATCAACCAGGTCCACCTTGAT AGGATTGCAGCTTTATTTCCAAAAGACATTGACAAACTGAGGAAAATGTCTCTGATAGAAGAAGAAGGATGCAAGAGGGTAAACATGGCGCACCTGTGCATCGTGGGGTCTCACGCTGTCAATGGAGTCGCTGAGATACACTCCAACATCATCAAGACTGAAGT ATTTCATGATTTCAGTGAACTTGAACCAGAGAAGTTTCAGAACAAAACCAACGGCATCACTCCCAGACGGTGGCTGCTCCTCTGCAATCCTGGGCTGGCTGAGCTCATAGCCGAG gTCATCGGGGAGAATTATGTGAGAGACCTTAGCCAGCTTCAGAAGCTGAATGACTATGTTGACGATGTTGCCTTCATCCGTGATGTCTCCAAAGTGAAACAG gACAATAAGGTGAAATTTGGTCAGTACCTGGAGAAAGAGTACAGGGTGAAAATAAACGCATCCTCCATGTTTGACGTCCATGTGAAGAGAATCCATGAGTACAAGCGGCAACTCCTCAACTGCCTGCATGTCATCACCATGTACAACC GCATCAGAAAGAACCCCACTGCACCTTTTGTACCACGAACGGTGATCATCGGCGGAAAG GCTGCTCCAGGCTATCACATGGCAAAGATGATCATCAAGCTGATCACCTCAGTGGCTGATGTGGTGAATAACGACCCTGTGGTTGGAAACAAGCTGAAGGTCATTTATCTGGAGAACTACAGGGTGTCTTTAGCAGAGAAAG TGATACCTGCCACAGACCTGTCGGAGCAGATCTCCACCGCTGGCACTGAGGCCTCAGGAACAGGCAACATGAAATTTATGCTGAACGGAGCTCTGACCATCGGCACCATGGATGGAGCCAACGTGGAGATGGCCGAGGAGGCTGGAGAGGAGAACCTCTTCATCTTCGGCATGAGGGTGGAGGACGTAGCTGAAATGGACAAAAAGGG atATGATGCCATGTTGTACTACAATAAAATTCCTGAGCTGAAACAAGTGATGGACCAGATCACAAGTGGATTTTTCAGCCCCAGGAATCCAGAGCTTTTCAAAGACCTGACTAACATGCTCTTCAAACATGACCG TTTCAAAGTGTTTGCCGACTTTGAAGACTATGTGAAATGCCAAGAAAAAGTCAGCAAGCTCTACCAG AACCCAAAGGAGTGGACAAAGATGGTGATCAAGAACATCGCAGCCACAGGAAAGTTCTCCAGCGACAGAACCATCAAGGAGTATGCGACTGAGGTGTGGGGCGTCGAGCCGACCAATCTGAAGATCCCTCCACCGAACGAGCCCAGAGAGGCCATCGAAGAAACAGCCAGAGCTCTGAAGAAAATGTGA
- the LOC113126425 gene encoding lysophosphatidylserine lipase ABHD12 isoform X2, with product MKKAVSFLITVYASVPVLLYLFPWILGHAIFAHLLRLPFFMDLSRPEDVLNHTCNFYLDTDEGVSVGVWHTLPANQWEKAVGKSPEWYQETLGDDHPVIIYLHGNVGTRAMHHRVELVKVLSATGYHVLSLDYRGFGDSTGQPSEAGLTNDALYLYRWVKKQSKRSLVCLWGHSLGSGVATNTAVKIQEQGSAVDALILEAPYTRIGEVVNNHPLSKMYRFLPGFESLLWNILQRNDIVFANEKNLQTLTSPLLILHSEDDSVVPYHMGLKLYQISLQAHKRHSTEVQVEMISYSANLGFSHSSIYLDPNLSNVVRGFLQNQIK from the exons ATGAAGAAAGCCGTGTCATTTCTGATCACCGTCTATGCCTCTGTGCCTGTTCTTCTCTACCTGTTTCCCTGGATACTGGGCCATGCCATATTTGCTCACTTGT TGAGGCTTCCATTTTTCATGGATCTCAGCAGACCTGAAGATGTGCTGAACCACACGTGCAACTTCTACCTCGACACAGATGAGGGTGTGTCAGTGGGAGTTTG GCACACACTCCCTGCCAACCAATGGGAGAAGGCCGTGGGGAAAAGCCCTGAGTGGTACCAGGAGACTTTGGGAGACGACCATCCTGTTATTATCTATCTCCATGGAAACGTAGGCACCAG GGCCATGCATCACAGAGTGGAACTGGTGAAG GTCTTAAGTGCTACAGGGTATCATGTCTTATCTTTAGACTACAGAG GTTTTGGAGACTCAACTGGGCAACCAAGTGAAGCTGGATTGACCAATGACGCCCTCTACCTGTACCGCTGGGTaaagaaacagagcaaaaggAGTCTTGTCTGTTTGTGGGGGCACTCGCTCGGCTCTGG aGTGGCAACAAATACTGCTGTGAAAATACAAGAGCAAG GGTCTGCTGTTGATGCTTTAATCCTTGAAGCTCCTTACACAAGAATTGGAGAGGTCGTAAACAATCACCCGCTGAGTAAG ATGTACAGGTTCCTCCCAGGATTTGAGAGCCTGTTGTGGAACATACTGCAGAGGAACGACATAGTGTTTGCTAATGAAAAAAA TTTACAGACCTTGACTAGTCCACTTCTCATTCTGCATTCAGAAGATGACAGTGTTGTTCCTTATCACATGGGTCTAAAG CTGTACCAGATATCACTCCAGGCTCACAAAAGGCACAGCACAGAAGTTCAGGTTGAAATGATCTCCTACAGTGCCAATCTTGGATTCTCCCACAGCAGCATCTATTTAGATCCCAATCTGTCAAATGTAGTTAG GGGATTTCTACAGAACCAGATAAAGTAA